In Peptococcus niger, the genomic window GTCCGTCTGAAGTGTATTTGGGCCTGCGCCAACACATCGGTGCCCCGGCAGAAGCAACGGTTCAGGTGGGACAAACCGTCCGTCAAGGTGAATGCATTGCAGATGTCCCCCCGGATGCCCTTGGTGCACCGGTACATGCGTCTATAGATGGGTATGTGGCATCTATAGATAAGGGACAAATTGTTATAAGGAGGAATTAGATGGCAAATGCAATCGGTATGATTGAATTATCCAGTATTGCACGAGGGATTATTACCGCCGATGCGATGCTCAAAGCAGGTCAAGTAGATATGATTACCGCATCATCTACCTGCCCGGGCAAATATATTGCCATCGTTCACGGTGAAGTGGCAGCGGTAGAAGCGTCAATGGCTGCAGGGATTACCACGGCCGGTACTTTTTTGGTCGATCAAATTACCATTGCTAATGTGCATGATGGCGTATACCCTGCTTTAACAGCAACGCATATGCCGGAAAAAATTAATGCCATTGGCATTGTAGAAAGTTTTAGTATGGCCACGATGTTGATTTGTACAGATGCCATTTTAAAAGTTGCCGCCTTAGAAGCAATTGAATGTCGTTTAGGCAATGGGTTAGGCGGAAAAGCGTTTTTTGTCTTCACCGGAGACGTAGCTGCTGTTGAGGCAGGCGTAGAGGCCGGCGAACGCATAGCCGTGGAAAACGGGCCTTTGGTTGATTGTGAAATCATTCCTTCGCCGGCGCCGGACTTGCTCAGACATCTTTTGTAATGTAAGGATGTGATTGAATGAAACAACTTATTTGCGTCTCTGATGTGGAAGAAGCCTTATCCCAAGGAAAGAAAGAATTACCTATTGATCAGGATGCAATCATTACGCCTGCAGCTAAAGATTTAGCTGCTAAAGAGGGTTTATCTTGGGTAGAACAATCCGCGACAGGATCCTCTTGGGCAGAAACAGAGCTGTTTTCTCCCGATAAGATTTATCAAGTTTTGTCTATCTTGGCGGCCAATGGCTTGCTGGATACGACACAATTAGCCCTGCTCTTCAATCAGGCGGTCCATACGGATGCAACAGGTATTCGCCTGGTGAAAACAGGCGCGTTGAAAGCAAAGCCTGTTTCTGAAGGCAAAATGGAACGACAATTGCCGATAAATGCTTCCAGTCAGTTTAAGGAAATTACCTTTTCAGCAGGTAAATATGCTGAAAGTGTCAATCAGCCCGTTCAAGTCATTGTTT contains:
- a CDS encoding BMC domain-containing protein, with protein sequence MANAIGMIELSSIARGIITADAMLKAGQVDMITASSTCPGKYIAIVHGEVAAVEASMAAGITTAGTFLVDQITIANVHDGVYPALTATHMPEKINAIGIVESFSMATMLICTDAILKVAALEAIECRLGNGLGGKAFFVFTGDVAAVEAGVEAGERIAVENGPLVDCEIIPSPAPDLLRHLL